The Sulfurihydrogenibium azorense Az-Fu1 genome contains the following window.
GAACAAAATCCTAAAAAAGTTATATTTGGAGGTAAAAGACTATTTCAACTCCTTAAAAACAAACACATAAACGGAAAATACAGAGAAAAACTAAAACAAAAATGGCAAGATAGAAGAAAACACTGCCTATACTCAAGAGGAGATAAATCTAAAAAAGGAAACCTAAATACAAGAATAGAATTTGAGAAAGATAAAATAATATTAAGAATAAACACAGGAGAAAGAAACTGGATAAAAGCAAACATAAAAAGAGCAGTAAACAGACAAAACGATAAATGGACTAACTTCATAGCAGACCTAATACAAGCAAACCAAACAAACCAGTATTTCCCATACTCAGTAGAGATAAGAAAGATAAACAATGATTTCTACGCATTTATAAGCTACGAAGAGATAAAGACAGAAGAACCAATAATAACAAAAGACAACGGAGTAATAGGGATAGACATAAACGCAAATCCATTTCACATAGCAATGGCTTTTGTAAAAAAAGATGGCAATTTAGAAAGTATAGAGAAATTATATTTACACAATCTTTTAAACAAGACAAAAAACCAAAGAGAATACATATCTTGGCAAATAGCACACCAAATAACAGACATTGCTAAAGAAAGAAATAAGGCAATAGCAATAGAAAACTTAAAAGACATACCAAAAGGCAGTAAAGGAGATGGGAGTAAGAAACTGAGAAAAATAAAACAACAATGGATATACAAAGGCTTGTTAGACAAGATAAAAATACTTGCCAAAAGAAAGAGAATACAAGTAATACAAGTAAATCCAGCATATACATCAATAGTAGGGTCATTAAAGTATGCACCACAGTATAATTTAGACAAAGACATAGCAGGAGCATTTGTAATAGGAAGAAAAGCATTAGGATTTAAAGAAAAACTACCTAAGAATTACGAGAAACTTATAACAGACAGAGAGTATTTAAACTTTGCACAAGATAGACTACAAGAAGAAAAACAAAAAACACAAAAAAAGTTAAAAACAGAAAACAATCAGTATAAAAGAAAACCAATAGAAAAGAAACTAAAAGAGTTAAATAAGAACCTAAAAATAATCCAAAGCCTTTACAGTGAGCCACAGACCCAAGAGGCTGTAAACCAGAGGAAGGAACAGATGAGGGGCTTGTATTGGACAAGCTATAAACTGTGGCAAGTTGTAAAGGTAGCCCTTACTATCCCTATTCTAGGTAAGTCTATTAGCAGGGACTTATCACCTTTGAAGCCAATACTGGTAGAAGGGGATTGGGATAGGGTAGTAAATAAATCGTGTTTCAAAACCAAAGAGGCAATAGAAGATTTGAAACACGATTTAGGGATAGTTCCTACTTCTTGGGGTAGGGGCTATGATGCAAGCAAAATACCGCCAGCTGGGGATAGCTTGCATCTGAATAAGGCGGAATACAAATACCCCAGCCCAGAGTGTAGTTAGTTTTATACACTTTGGTCAACCAGGTAAAGAATGAAAACAACTGTTTATGGTTATCCCAAGATAGGTGAAAATAGAGAGTTAAAAAAGGTGGTAGAGTCTTACTGGAAAGGGGAGATTACAAAAAGTCAGCTCCTTGAAAAAGCTCAAGAGATAAACCTAAACAGAGTCAAGAAAGTCTTGGAAGCTGGAATAGATATAGTTCCTTCTAACGACTTTTCACTTTACGACTTTGTCCTTGATACAGCTACTATGTTTAACGTTATACCTGAAAGGTTTAAAAAAATTGAAGATTCTCTTGACCTTTACTTTGCAATGGCAAGGGGAAGTGATGATGCTATTGCCTGTGAAATGACCAAATGGTTTGACACTAACTACCACTACGTCGTTCCTGAACTTGCAGGAGATATAAAACTTGTAAAAAACAGACCTCTTGAATCTTATAAAAAGATAAAAGAAAATCTCTCACTGGAAACAAAACCTGTAATAGTAGGGCCTTTTACATTTGTTTACCTATCAAAAGTGTATCGAAGGCAGGAAGGCTCTATCTTAATGGAGATGGTTAAAGCTCCGGAAAGTGAAAAGTTTGAGTACTTTTTAGATTACTTTGCTGACCTTTACAACCAAGTTTTAAGACAACTCCAAGATGAAGGGGTTAAAGTAGTTCAACTTGACGAGCCTGCATTTGTTCTTGATTTATCAGACAAAGAAGTAGACCTTGCATTAAGAACGTATCAAAAAGCAGTTGAAGGTATTGATAAATTAGATGTAATCGTTCAAACTTACTATGAAAGTTTATCTTCTTATGAAAAACTTATTAATCTACCTGTAAAAGGTATAGGACTTGACTTTGTGTCAAACACAGAAAACTTTGAAAACATTAAAAGGTACGGATTTCCAAAAGATAAGTTGTTAGTTGCAGGTGTTGTATCAGGAAGAGACCCTTGGAAAACAGACTTAAAACAGGCAGCAGAGTTTATAAAATCTTTATTTGACTACATACCTCAAGAAAACATCATACTTTCAAATGCATCTCCTTTATTCCACCTTCCTGTTAGTCTAAAACCGGAAGTAGGACATTTAAGTGAAGACTTGATAAACCTTTTATCCTTCGCAGATGAAAGGTTAGAAGAACTTAAACTGTTAAAGCAACATTTTACAGAAGGAATAGACCTTCCTGACCAAAATCTACAAAATATAAGAGATAGGTACAAAAATGAAGAAGTTAGAAAGTTAGTAAGCTTTTATAAAAATCAAGAAGTTGGAAGAAAAACTCCATTTAAAGAAAGATACAAAAAACAGATGGATATCTTAAAGCTACCACTATTTCCTACTACAACTATAGGGAGCTTCCCACAAACCCAAGAAGTTAGAAAAGTTAGAGCTGACTACAAAGCAGGTAGAATAACAGAAAAAGAGTATAAAGAGTTTATAAAGTCTCAAATAGCAAACGTTATAAAATTACAGGAAGAACTTGATTTAGATGTTTTGGTACACGGTGAGTTTGAAAGAACAGATATGGTTGAGTTTTTCGGTGAAAAGTTGGAAGGTTTTGCATTCACTAAAAACGGATGGGTTCAGTCTTACGGAACAAGATGTGTAAGGCCACCTATCATCTACGGTGATGTATCAAGACCAAACCCAATGACCTTAGAAGAGATTACATACGCCCAATCTTTAACAAACAGACCTGTAAAAGGAATGTTAACAGGGCCTGTAACTATTCTCAACTGGTCCTTTTACAGAAAAGATATACCTAAAGAGGATATTGCTTACCAGATAGCTCTGGCTTTAAGACAAGAGGTGATAGACTTAGAAAAAGCTGGGATAAAGATAATCCAGATAGATGAGCCAGCGTTTAGAGAAGGACTTCCACTTAAAAAGTCAAAACAGGAACATTACCTAAACTGGGCTGTAAATGCCTTTAAACTCTCCCACGATACAGTAAAAGATGAAACCCAGATACATACTCATATGTGCTACTCAGAATTTAACGAGATTATAGAGTACATCTACAAGATGGATGCAGATGTAATATCAATAGAAGCTTCAAGAAGTAAAGGAGAGATACTTGGAGCATTTGAAAAGTTTAACTACGACCACGGTATAGGTATAGGTGTTTATGATATTCACTCTCCGAGAGTTCCAAGAGAAGAAGAGATAGAAGAGATTGTAAGAAGAGCTTTAAGGTACATCGATAAAAACCTTATCTGGATTAATCCAGACTGTGGTTTAAAGACAAGAGATTGGGATGAGACTGTAAAATCCTTAAAAAATATGGTAAGCGTTGCAAAGAAGCTAAGAGAAGAGTTAAAATAGGTGTGAACTTTATTTTAAATGGAGGAGGAAAGATGAAAAAGTTATTAGTTGCAGCTGGATTTTTTGTTCCTTTTATGGCTAACGCGTTGGAGCTTGAATTTTCTGTGGGAGCTCTACAGCAAAAACCAAGCGGTTATGTCTCTTACAAACCTGTAAGTGATAATGACAAAATAGACGTAAAAAATGATGCCCACATATCAGACAAGACAAAACCATGGGTAAGATTAAAGTTAGAGCACCCTATACCTTTAATTCCAAACATAAAACTTAGCTACATGCCTATGAAGTTTGACGGAAATGGAACATTAACAAGAGATATAAAATGGGGTAACTATACATATCAAGCAAATGCAGACTTTAACCTATCAGTTAAGCTTGATAGACTTGATACTACACTATACTTTAACGCTCCTCTTGTTAAAACTTTGACTAACGGTGTTTTAGACATTGAGTACGGACTTAACATAAGAACTGTTTTCTTTGACGGAAAGTTAAACGGTACTGATAAAACCACAGGTCAAAAAGTTAGTGAAAGTAAATCTATCACCTTGCCAGTTCCTATGCTACACTTAGCTACAGAAATCAAACCTATACCTTACTTTTCAGCTGTAGGGTCTTTAAACTACATAAGTTATAACAAAGATACTTACTACGATTACACTGCTGGTGCAAGGTTATACGCAGGAAGTTTACTACCTTTGGGAACTTTGAAACCTTTCATTGAAGCTGGTTACAGGTACGAAAAGCTAAAAATAGATGAAAGTGATGTTAAAACCGACCTTAAGATAAAAGGCGGATACGCTTTAGTTGGTCTAAGTTTTTAATAGTTGTAAGCCACCTGTTTATCAGGTGGTTTTTTTATGATTTTTATTATGGTTTATATATAAAAATTTTTTTATATTTTTGTATATCAAAATTCTGGAGGTAAAGTAATATATGGAAAAGAAAAGATTAAAAGATGTAAGTCAAGTAGTTGAAACCCAAGAAGGTGTCAAGATAGAAGTTAAGGAAAGTGTGAATCTTGAAGGTATAAAAGAGATAGTAGATAACTGTAAAACAGGAAAGTGTGATTGTATGTCCCAAGAAGTTAAAGCAAAAGTTAGTTTTATGGATTTTAGAGTAGAGAATGGAAAACCTGTTATAGAAATAAAAGGAGATGTAAAAGAGGAAGATATTAGGCAAGCTCTGGAGAAATCTCAAAAGTATTTAGATGTAAAATGACAGAAAAAGAACTTCAGCTTCTATTTCATGCTTTATCAGACCCTATAAGGCTAAAGATGGTTAAAATGGTTCTAAAACATGGAGATTTGTGTGTATGCAACTTTTTAGACCATTTTAACCTATCTCAGCCAAGGATATCCTTTCACCTTAGAATCTTAAGAGAGGCTAAAATTTTTAACTCAAGAAAAGAAGGAAGATGGGTTCACTACTCTTTAAATAAAGATAACGAAGCTCTTAATAAGATACTTCCTCTTATTGATAAGGTTGTAAAAGATGACTTTAATAAAATCTTGTGTGAGGTAAAAGATGGTTAAGATAGCTTTCATCTGTACTGGAAACTCTGCAAGAAGTCAGATGGCTGAAGGTTATGCTAAATTTTTTGTAAAAAAGTATGGAAAAGAAGTTGAAGTTTACTCGGCAGGGTCTAACCCATCTGGTTATGTTCATCCAAAGGCTATCCAAGTGATGAAAGAAGACGGAATAGATATATCTGACCAATATTCAAAACATATCAGCGAAATACCTATAAATCAAGTAGATTATGTAATTACACTCTGTGGTGATGCTGCAGAAAACTGTCCAGTTGTACCTGGGGCAAACACTCAACATTGGAACTTACCAGACCCAGCAAGGGTAATAGGACCAACTGAAGATGCAAAACTAAATGCTTTTAGAAACGTTAGAGATGAAATTAAAAAACGTGTAGAACAACTTATTAAAAACTTGTAAAATAGTGGAAAAATTAACCGCTTTATCTGTCTTTATTTTAACCCTATTTTTAGTTATAAAAAAACCAAAAGGTGTAGATATAGGTTGGAGCGCTACTTTTGGAGCTATTCTTTCCCTTTTATTTGGAGTTGTGTCTATAGATGATGTTTACAAAGTAGTTGAGATAGTTTGGGATCCTACACTTGCGTTTATAGGTATAATTTTTATATCTTTAATTCTTGATAAAATTGGTTTTTTTGAATGGGCAGCTCTTCACATAATACACTTTTCTAAAGGTGATGGAGTAAAACTTTTCTTATACTTGATACTCTTAGGTGCAGGAATATCTGCTTTCTTTGCAAATGACGGTGCAGCTTTAATCCTTACCCCTATCGTGTATCAAAAGATAAAACACCTTGGACTAAGTCAAAGGTATATGCTTCCTTACATTATGGGTAGTGGCTTCGTAGCAGATACAACAAGCCTTCCTCTGATTATATCTAATTTAGTAAACATCCTTACAGCTGACATTTTTAAAATAGGCTTTTTTGAGTATGCTTCTGTGATGGTTTTTGTTAACTTTTTCTCTTTAGTTGCAACTATCGTGGTTCTTTACCTTTACTTTAGAAAAGACCTTTTAAAAAGGGTAGATTTAGAGGCTATTGAAGATAAACCGCCAAAGTACGCTATAAAGGATAGATTTCTTTTTAAGTTAAGCTGGTTTGTATTTTTAATACTACTAGTAGGTTTTTTTGTGGCAGAGCATTATCACATTCCTATCTCTATGGTAATAGGTATAGGTGCCTTTATTTTAGGTGTAGCCACCTACAAAGAAGAGATAGTAGATATGAAAACCCTTGTTTTAAAAGAAACTCCTTGGAAAATAGTTATTTTCTCCATTGGAATGTACGTAGTTGTTTATAGTTTAAAGAATACAGGGTTTACCGATTTTATTACTTACATCATAAAGCAAACAACATCGATATCTTTAGATTTAGGAATACTAGCAACTGGATTTTTAGCTGCGCTTTTGTCTTCTGTTATGAACAATTTACCTTCTGTTATGGTAGTAAATCTGTCTATTTTAGATACTGGGTTTGATATACAAACTATGAAGTATCTTGCTTATGCAAATGTTATAGGTTGTGATTTAGGGCCTAAAATTACACCTATAGGTTCTCTAGCAACTTTGCTTTGGCTTTACGTCTTAAATCAAAAAGGTATAAATATCTCTTGGGGATACTACTTTAAAGTTGGTGTCGTGTTAACAATACCTACTCTTTTAATCACACTTATTGGACTTATTCTTACAAGGTTGATATAAACACAAGTTGTATATATAATAATCTTTAAGATTAAGTTGGAGGCTTTTTTATGAAAAAAATTTTAGCCATTTTAGTGTCGATAGCTTTAACAATGCTATTAATAGATGATTCATTTGCAAGAGCAGGAAAAGGAAGCTCTTCTGGTTTTAGAACTTACAAATCTCAGCAGTTTAACAAACCAAGTAAAGACATAAACCAACCTTCAGTTTACCAACAAAAACAAAATACACAAAATCCTGCATACCAACAACCTCAACCTAAACCATCATTCTTTTCAAGTCCTGTATTTAAATGGTTAATCGGTGGAATGATTTTTGGAGCTCTGCTGTCTTTACTGATGGGTCATGGTTTTCAGTTTGGAATGCCGGGACTACTTGAGATTTTACTTATTATCGGTATTGTGTACTTAATATTCAAGATTTTTTCAAGAAAGAGTCAGCAAGAGCCAGTTTACGCTACGCCTACAAGCTCTAATGTGCCAAATCAACCTGATTATTATAGTGATTCTACCTTATCAACAGCTTCATACATCAATGAAGAGCTTATACTAAATCTTGCTAAAAATGCATTTATAGACATTCAAAAAGCTTGGAGTGAAGGAAATCTGTCATCTGTTAGAAACTTTTTAACAGATAGAATGTACCTTTACCTTAACTCCCAACTACAAGACTTAAAATCAAAAGGTTTAAGAAACATTATTGAAGATGTAAAGATTCTAAACGCAGAGATAGTCCACGTTGAAGAAGAAGGAGATAACAAAGTTGTAATAGTAGAAATTGAAGCACAGGCAAAAGACTACACAGTTGACAGTAATGGAAATGTTGTAGAAGGGGATAAAGACAATCCAGTAGTGTTTAAAGAGTACTGGGCATTTGTAGGAAAGGCTTTAAACTGGAAACTTGACGATATAAGACAGGTTCAAGATGTATAAAAAAATATTAATTCTATGGAGTTTAATAATGGCGTTAACTGTAGCAAAAGCAGAAAGTAAAGAAAACATTACTATTAAAAAGTTAAAAAACGGTGTATCTGTTATAGTAAAAGAGAGAAAGGATACACAGGCTGTAGCAGTTCAAGTTTGGTTTGGTGTTGGGTCTATTTATGAAAAAGACAACGAAAGAGGTTTATCCCACTTTTTAGAGCATATGTTGTTTAACGGTACAAAGTATACAAAACCCGGAGAGATAGAGTTTGAAGTAGAGAAAAAAGGTGGTAGTATAAACGCAGCTACAAGCTTTGATTTTACTTACTACCATATAGAGATAGGTAATCTATTCTGGAAAGATGCTTTAAAATACCTTTACTATATGACAACTCAGCCTTCTTTATCTGATGAAATGGTTGCCAAAGAAAAACCTATTGTTTTAGAAGAGTTAAACAGACATTTGGATAATCCTAAAAGTTATCTTTGGGATACTTACTACAAACTTGCCTATAAAAAGACAAACTACAAACATCCTGTTATCGGTTATAGAGAAACTATTGAGAACTACACTCCACAGTTAGTAAGAGACTACTTTTATTCCCATTACACTCCTTCAAACACGGTCGTTGTTGTTGTAGGTAATGTTAATACTGATGAAGTTTTAAAAGAGATAAACAACACATTTGGAACTGTAAAAGGACAGTATTATAAACCGCCGAAAGTAGAGTTAGAAGACCCTCAAACAGAAGTGAGAAGGGAAGATATTTATAAACCTCAGATAACAAGGGCATATGTAGCAATTGGATGGCAAGCTCCTTCCATAAGGGATAAAACCTCTGTAGCTTTAACCGTTTTAGAAGAGATTTTATTAAATGGAAAAAGCTCTGTAATGTATCAAGAGTTGAAAGAGAAAGGCTATGTCCAGTCTATAATGGGTGGATATATGGCTCACGTTGGAACAAGTCAGTTTTTATTCTATTTCATTACAGACCCAGAAAAAGTAGAAACTGCTAAAGCCAGACTTTTTGAAATAATAAAAAGTTATCAAGAAAATGGTATACCCAAAGAAGTTATTGAAAACGCAAAGAAAAGAATTATAAACAGAGAAGTATTCGCAAGGGAAGAAGTTGACAACGATGCAGAATCGGCAGGATATGCAGTTACTGTAACGGGAGATATAAAGTACGATTTAGAGTTTATACAAAGAATTAAAAAAGTTAAAAAAGAAGAAGTAGAAAACTATTTAAAAACTTTAAAAGATAACAACTACACAGAAGTAAGACTACTACCAGAAAAAAAGTAGTGTCCCTGTAGCTCAGTAGGACAGAGCACTGGATTCCTAATCCGGAGGTCGGCGGTTCAAGTCCGCCCAGGGACACTATTTATGGAGAATTTGTTAATGGTTGAAAATTTAGAAAGTTTTCTATCTTCGTACGGTTATTTTGCTGTTTTTGTAGGAACGTTTATTGAGGGAGAGTTATTTTTACTGGTAGCAGGGTTTTTTATAAAGCATGGCTTTTTACAGCCTATACCAACTTTCGTATTTTCAATTTTAGGAGCTCTAACCCATGAACTTATATACTTTTTCTTGGGACGATGGAAAGGAAGACATATTTTACTTGGTAACAAGTACACTAAAAAAAGGTACAGAAAAGCTAAAAGGTTGGTAGAAAAGTATGGGATATACTCTTTGTTTATCATTAGATTTTTGTATGGGATGAGAGTTGTCCCTATGATGCTTATGGGAGCTACAGGGTTTAATATTTATAAATTTCTTTTTTTTAACGTTTTATCTTTGATAATTTGGGCTTCAATATTTTTAACACTTGGATACATCCTTGGTCATACAGCTTATATGATACTGGGAGATTTGAAACATTACTACTTTATTTTTGGCTTGTCTGTTGTAATAGGAGGATTAATCTTTTATATGCTTTATAAATTATTGAGAGGTTAAACAATGAAAGATTTATACTCTGTAAACCAACTTGAAAAAGAGGATATCCAGAAGATTTTCCAGTTAGCAAAAGAGTATAAAGAAAGATTCTTAAAAGGAGAAAAAAAGTTTAACGATTTAAGAAGGTGCTCTATCTTACTTGTGTTTTTTGAAAATTCTACAAGAACAAGGACTTCTTTTGAGCTTGCAGGTAAGATTTTAGGAGCTGACACTATAAACATATCAGCATCTTCAAGTTCCGTAAAAAAAGGAGAGACTCTTTACGATACGGTAAAAACCTTGGAAGCTTTAAACTCAGACTTTATAGTGATAAGACATAATATGTCAGGAGCTGCAAAAATAGTAGCAAACAGTGTGAAAAGTCATGTTGTAAATGCAGGAGATGGAACGAATGAACACCCTACTCAGGCTTTACTAGATGGATTTACTATTTTAGAGAAAAAAGGAAGTTTAGAAGGTCTTAAGATAGCCATTGTAGGAGATATATTACACAGCAGAGTTGCAAGGTCCGATATTAAACTGTTTAAAAAGTTAGGAGCTGAAGTTACGTTGTGTGGTCCTATGACAATGCTACCCAGACACTATGAAGCCCTAGGAGCAGATTACATTACAACAGATATTAAAGAAGCGGTAAAAAATAAAGATGTTGTTATATTCCTTAGAATACAACTTGAAAGACAAGATAAACCTTTTTTCTCTACACTTAGAGAGTATTCTATAAAGTACGGATTAAATCAAGAACTACTAAAAATTTTAAAACCTGATACTGTTATAATGCATCCGGGACCTGTTAACAGAGGAGTAGAAATTCAAAGTGAACTTGTATATTCAAGTAAAAGTCTAATATTAAATCAAGTAGAAAATGGTCTTTTTATAAGAATGGCGGTATATAAGTACCTTTTAAGTTGACTTAAAAATAAAGCAATGTTATATTTTTTACGGAGGTTTTAAAATGGTAAGGAGTTTTGTTTCTTTTACAGACCTTAATAAAGAAGAGGTCTTAAATATTATAGAGTATGGGAAAAAGCTAAAAAAGAATAAATTTTTAGACCAATCTTTAAAAGGTAAATCTATAGGTCTTATTTTTATGAAACAGTCAACAAGGACGAGACTCTCTTTTGAAGTTGGTGTTTACCAGATGGGTGGTCAACCTATCTATATATCAGGGTCCTCTACACAGCTTGCAAGAGGTGAAGATATAAAAGATACAGCAAGAGTTATGGCAAGATACTTAGACGGTATAGTTATAAGGACCTTTTCCCATCAAGAAGTTGAAGACCTTGCAAAGTACAGTGGTATTCCAGTTATAAACGCACTAACAGACTATCAACATCCTTGCCAAGTTTTAGCGGATTTGATGACAATAACAGAGGTCTTTGGTTCTTTAGAAGGAAAGAAGGTAGCTTACGTAGGAGATGGAAACAATATGGCAAACACTCTCTTACTTGCCTGTGCTGTTATGGGAATGGATATCTCAGTTGCAACACCACCAAACTACGAGCCAAACGCAAAAGCAATCTTAGAAGCTGTAAATATAGCTAAAGAGACAGGTTCAAAAGTAGAGTTAACCAACAATCCAAAAGAAGCTGTTTTAGATGCAGATGTAATTTACACTGACGTATGGGTTAGTATGGGTCAAGAAGGAGAAAAAGAAAAGAAAAAAGCATTTGAAGGCTTTACTATCAATAAAGATTTAGTGGTACTGGCAAAGCCAAACGCAATCGTTATGCACTGCCTTCCAGCCCATAAAGGAGAAGAAATATCTGAAGATGTATTTGAGCAGTATGCAGATGTTATCTTTAACCAAGCTGAAAATAGACTTCATGTTCAAAAATCTCTAATGAGCTACTTATTTAAAAATTAAAAG
Protein-coding sequences here:
- the argF gene encoding ornithine carbamoyltransferase; protein product: MVRSFVSFTDLNKEEVLNIIEYGKKLKKNKFLDQSLKGKSIGLIFMKQSTRTRLSFEVGVYQMGGQPIYISGSSTQLARGEDIKDTARVMARYLDGIVIRTFSHQEVEDLAKYSGIPVINALTDYQHPCQVLADLMTITEVFGSLEGKKVAYVGDGNNMANTLLLACAVMGMDISVATPPNYEPNAKAILEAVNIAKETGSKVELTNNPKEAVLDADVIYTDVWVSMGQEGEKEKKKAFEGFTINKDLVVLAKPNAIVMHCLPAHKGEEISEDVFEQYADVIFNQAENRLHVQKSLMSYLFKN